In one Achromobacter spanius genomic region, the following are encoded:
- a CDS encoding Ldh family oxidoreductase translates to MEEDLAHTTASLMAQTDLLGIDSHGISMLPSYEEKWRAGSLRLDARAKVVRDGGASALIDGMGGLGYPVAAQAMHLAVDKALEHGVGAVSVCNSHHFGAAGVYARIAVQRGVVGLVTSSANGIIMVPTRGAMPMLGTNPIAFGAPAAHNEPFVLDMATTTVAANKVKVYDFLGKPLPPGWAVDGQGGAVTDADAAMQFIFKHPEGGLTPLGGTPAMSSHKGYGLAMMAQILGGTLSGSAFAARRAPTRKPGEPDDVGHFFLALNPDAFRAAGSFESDMDDMIDSLHDTPPANPDEPVLVAGEPEAAERARRLRAGIPISAALAERLRGICERAGTPYLLDDI, encoded by the coding sequence ATGGAAGAAGATCTGGCGCACACCACGGCCAGCCTGATGGCGCAGACGGATTTGCTGGGCATTGATTCCCATGGCATTTCGATGCTGCCTTCGTACGAGGAAAAATGGCGCGCCGGCTCGTTGCGGCTGGACGCGCGTGCGAAGGTGGTGCGCGACGGCGGCGCCAGCGCGCTGATCGACGGCATGGGCGGGCTGGGTTATCCGGTGGCGGCGCAAGCCATGCACCTGGCCGTGGACAAGGCCTTGGAACACGGGGTGGGCGCGGTGTCGGTGTGCAACTCGCATCACTTTGGCGCGGCCGGGGTCTATGCGCGTATCGCCGTGCAGCGGGGCGTGGTGGGGCTGGTCACGAGCAGCGCCAACGGCATCATCATGGTGCCCACGCGCGGCGCGATGCCCATGCTGGGCACCAACCCCATCGCGTTCGGCGCACCGGCCGCGCACAACGAACCGTTTGTGCTGGACATGGCCACCACCACCGTCGCCGCGAACAAGGTCAAGGTGTATGACTTCCTGGGTAAACCGCTGCCGCCGGGCTGGGCGGTGGATGGGCAGGGCGGGGCCGTGACCGACGCGGATGCCGCGATGCAATTCATTTTCAAGCATCCCGAAGGCGGGCTGACGCCCTTGGGCGGCACGCCCGCCATGAGCAGCCACAAGGGCTACGGCCTGGCGATGATGGCGCAGATTCTTGGCGGCACGCTTAGCGGCAGCGCGTTCGCGGCGCGCCGCGCACCGACGCGCAAGCCGGGCGAACCCGACGACGTGGGCCATTTCTTCCTGGCCCTGAACCCCGATGCGTTCCGCGCGGCAGGCTCGTTCGAATCCGATATGGACGACATGATCGATTCGCTGCACGACACGCCGCCCGCCAACCCCGATGAGCCCGTGCTGGTGGCGGGTGAACCTGAAGCGGCCGAGCGCGCGCGGCGGTTGCGTGCCGGGATTCCCATTTCGGCTGCATTGGCCGAGCGCCTGCGCGGCATCTGCGAACGCGCGGGCACGCCCTATCTGCTGGACGATATCTGA